From Pseudomonas sp. stari2, a single genomic window includes:
- a CDS encoding class I SAM-dependent methyltransferase: MSVEDRYFEGLFAGNNDPWGFRQRWYEQRKRLVTLAALPRPHYRAIFEPGCANGELGAVLAERCDRLLCCDTSAAAVNLARTRLSLFDHAEVRHGRLPDDWPEEKFDLIVFSEIGYYLDRQDLTEVIRHISDSLTADGQLLACHWRPPIEGCPLNARQVHDLIHEQLHLPRLVLHQEADFLIEVWSREPRSVAALEGLR, translated from the coding sequence GTGAGTGTCGAGGATCGCTACTTCGAAGGCCTGTTCGCGGGCAACAACGACCCCTGGGGATTCCGCCAGCGCTGGTACGAGCAGCGCAAACGCCTCGTGACCCTGGCGGCCCTGCCCCGCCCGCACTACCGGGCAATCTTTGAACCGGGGTGCGCCAACGGTGAACTGGGTGCGGTGCTGGCCGAACGCTGCGATCGGCTGTTGTGCTGCGACACGAGTGCTGCCGCAGTCAATCTGGCGCGTACCCGGCTGAGCTTGTTCGACCACGCCGAGGTGCGTCACGGTCGTCTGCCTGACGACTGGCCCGAGGAAAAATTTGACCTGATCGTCTTCAGCGAAATCGGCTACTACCTGGACCGGCAGGATCTGACAGAGGTCATCCGTCACATCAGCGATTCGTTGACGGCGGACGGACAATTACTGGCCTGTCACTGGCGCCCCCCCATTGAAGGATGCCCGCTCAATGCCCGACAGGTTCACGACCTGATTCACGAACAGTTGCACCTGCCGCGACTGGTCCTGCATCAGGAAGCGGATTTCCTGATTGAAGTCTGGAGCCGAGAACCCCGTTCGGTGGCCGCGCTTGAGGGGTTGCGATGA
- a CDS encoding acyl-CoA dehydrogenase codes for MDLSDYFSRHTPDYRDSAALGRCLREMVEAGLDRLPLPGSGRTLVRWQRLSEVGGHDLGLCKLYEGHTDALAIIEQLGGTPTPGSTWGMWAAEPPQARVRVSRSGQLVRLNGRKAWCSGAAVLSHALLTAWDENDRQQLVAVALDQPGVTVTDQGWQAVGMAATGSVEVLFDEVEAQAIGAPGDYLQRPGFWHGGIGIAACWYGAAREIGERLRQQCARHEEPHALASLGAVDSALHAASQVLRVSALDIDSDPHACAELLARRVRAVVEATAEQVIRETGRALGAGPFCKDPHFARLAADLPVYLRQSHAERDLAALGQLTAQQPRGCWAL; via the coding sequence ATGGATCTTTCGGACTATTTCTCGCGTCACACGCCGGACTACCGGGATAGCGCAGCGCTGGGGCGGTGCCTGCGGGAAATGGTCGAGGCCGGACTGGACCGACTGCCGTTGCCCGGCAGCGGTCGCACGCTGGTGCGCTGGCAACGACTGTCCGAAGTCGGCGGGCATGATCTGGGTTTGTGCAAACTCTACGAAGGTCATACCGATGCCTTGGCGATCATCGAACAGCTCGGCGGCACACCGACACCCGGCAGTACGTGGGGCATGTGGGCGGCCGAGCCACCGCAGGCGCGGGTCAGGGTCAGCCGTTCGGGGCAACTGGTGCGACTGAACGGGCGCAAGGCCTGGTGCTCCGGGGCGGCGGTACTCAGTCATGCCCTCCTTACGGCGTGGGATGAGAACGATCGTCAGCAACTGGTGGCCGTGGCCCTAGATCAACCGGGTGTGACCGTGACCGATCAAGGCTGGCAAGCGGTCGGCATGGCGGCCACCGGCAGCGTCGAGGTGCTGTTCGACGAGGTCGAGGCTCAGGCGATTGGCGCCCCCGGCGACTACCTGCAACGTCCGGGTTTCTGGCACGGCGGGATCGGGATCGCCGCGTGCTGGTACGGCGCCGCGAGGGAGATCGGCGAACGCTTGCGCCAGCAGTGTGCACGACATGAAGAACCTCACGCGCTGGCCAGTCTTGGCGCCGTCGACAGTGCCTTGCACGCCGCGTCTCAAGTGCTGCGTGTCAGTGCTCTGGACATCGACAGCGATCCCCACGCCTGCGCAGAACTGCTGGCCCGCCGCGTTCGCGCCGTGGTCGAAGCTACCGCCGAGCAGGTCATCCGCGAGACCGGACGGGCACTCGGGGCCGGGCCGTTCTGCAAGGATCCGCACTTTGCCCGCCTGGCGGCCGACCTGCCGGTTTACCTGCGCCAGAGCCACGCCGAACGAGATCTGGCGGCACTTGGCCAATTGACTGCGCAACAACCACGCGGGTGCTGGGCGTTATGA
- a CDS encoding glycosyltransferase, with amino-acid sequence MIGILIPAHNEEDWLDDCLCAALRAGDHPLLAGEPVEILVVLDSCTDRSAHIVSQYPVLALSIDARNVGQARAIGAQQLLERGARWIACSDADSRVAEDWLVAQLGLGMDAVCGTVTVEHWHESFDEAAQIRYHGDYQACEGHRHIHGANLGVSAQAYVRAGGFEPLPCDEDVQLVRQLERSGASIAWSHRPQVVTSTRLDSRARGGFGDYLRHLAQTE; translated from the coding sequence ATGATTGGCATCCTGATTCCCGCCCACAACGAAGAAGACTGGCTCGATGACTGCCTGTGCGCCGCCCTGCGCGCGGGTGACCATCCTTTGCTGGCGGGTGAACCGGTGGAAATCCTGGTGGTGCTCGATAGTTGCACCGATCGTTCGGCGCACATCGTCAGTCAGTACCCGGTGCTAGCGCTGAGCATCGACGCACGCAACGTCGGGCAGGCTCGCGCCATAGGCGCCCAACAACTGCTTGAACGCGGTGCGCGCTGGATTGCCTGTTCGGACGCCGACAGCCGTGTCGCCGAAGACTGGTTGGTGGCACAACTGGGGCTGGGCATGGATGCCGTGTGTGGCACGGTGACGGTCGAGCATTGGCATGAGTCGTTCGATGAAGCGGCGCAGATTCGCTATCACGGTGATTACCAGGCTTGCGAAGGTCATCGGCACATCCATGGCGCCAATCTGGGTGTCAGCGCGCAAGCCTACGTCCGCGCCGGCGGATTCGAACCGTTGCCCTGTGATGAGGATGTGCAACTGGTCCGACAACTGGAGCGTAGCGGGGCCAGCATCGCCTGGAGCCACCGCCCGCAGGTCGTTACCAGCACCCGTCTGGACAGTCGGGCACGCGGTGGTTTTGGCGACTATCTGCGACACTTGGCACAGACTGAATAA
- a CDS encoding endonuclease/exonuclease/phosphatase family protein, with product MSSDPKRHVIDAQPSNPSTIHRLRVLTVNTHKGFTALNRRFILPELREAVRSTSADLVFLQEVVGEHERHSNRYNEWPQTSQYEFLADSMWSDFAYGRNAVYPDGHHGNALLSKYPIREYRNLDVSITGPERRGLLHCVLDVPGHAEVHAICVHLSLLESHRQLQLQLLCQLLESLHEDAPVIIAGDFNDWQMQGNLTLSRRDYLHEAFERHHGRPAKTYPARFPLLRLDRVYLRNASSHDPQILGNKPWTHLSDHLPLAVEVHL from the coding sequence GTGTCCAGCGACCCCAAGCGTCATGTCATCGACGCACAGCCCTCGAACCCGTCGACCATCCACCGACTGCGGGTATTGACGGTCAACACGCACAAGGGTTTTACCGCACTCAACCGGCGTTTCATTCTTCCGGAGCTGCGTGAGGCCGTGCGCAGCACCAGCGCCGATCTGGTGTTTCTTCAGGAAGTGGTGGGCGAACACGAACGGCATTCGAACCGCTACAACGAGTGGCCGCAAACCTCGCAATACGAATTTCTCGCCGACAGCATGTGGAGCGATTTCGCCTACGGGCGCAATGCCGTCTACCCCGACGGCCACCACGGCAACGCCCTGCTGTCCAAGTACCCGATCCGCGAATACCGCAACCTCGATGTCTCGATCACCGGACCGGAACGCCGTGGTCTGCTGCACTGCGTGCTGGATGTGCCGGGGCATGCTGAAGTTCATGCGATATGCGTGCACTTGAGCCTGCTCGAAAGCCATCGTCAATTGCAGCTGCAACTGCTCTGTCAGTTGCTCGAATCCTTGCACGAGGATGCGCCGGTGATCATCGCCGGCGACTTCAATGACTGGCAGATGCAGGGCAACCTCACCCTCTCCCGCCGCGACTACTTGCACGAAGCGTTCGAGCGTCATCACGGCCGGCCGGCCAAGACCTACCCGGCGCGCTTCCCGCTACTGCGACTGGACCGGGTCTACTTGCGCAACGCCAGCAGCCACGACCCGCAGATTCTGGGCAACAAGCCCTGGACGCATTTATCGGACCACCTGCCGCTGGCGGTCGAGGTGCATCTGTAG
- a CDS encoding DUF2934 domain-containing protein → MSTDDKRIREFAYQIWESEGKPEGHEARHWEMARKLAEAEALAPKKSPKSGAGKTATTKASDTKTSAAKPKTTTTKAKPASAAKVIPPGEKTAEKKPRAPRKPPAA, encoded by the coding sequence ATGAGTACCGACGATAAACGCATCCGCGAATTCGCCTATCAGATCTGGGAATCGGAAGGTAAGCCAGAAGGTCATGAAGCCCGCCACTGGGAGATGGCGCGCAAACTGGCCGAGGCCGAGGCTCTGGCACCGAAGAAATCGCCGAAGTCTGGCGCTGGTAAAACGGCGACCACCAAGGCTTCTGACACCAAGACGTCTGCGGCCAAGCCCAAAACCACGACCACCAAAGCCAAACCGGCGAGCGCCGCGAAAGTGATTCCACCGGGCGAAAAAACCGCCGAGAAAAAGCCCCGCGCACCCCGCAAGCCCCCGGCAGCCTGA
- the glgB gene encoding 1,4-alpha-glucan branching protein GlgB, whose product MSFSNKEQGQVKERLLPGARDIDALVRAEHQDPFSILGPHGDGAGGQFIRAYLPGALSVSVLDKHSGEERGPLEATETPGLFVGHFEDTRPYLLRTRWAGGEQVAEDPYSFGQLLGEMDLYLFAEGNHRDLSSCLGAQLKTVDGVDGVRFAVWAPNARRVSVVGDFNVWDGRRHPMRLRHPSGVWELFIPRLQAGELYKYEILGSHGILPLKADPMALATSLPPDTASKVASPLQIDWQDQDWMTGRRERQQHNAPLSIYELHAGSWQCELDDLGEVARQYTWPELAARLIPYVKELGFTHIELMPIMEHPFGGSWGYQLLSQFAPSARYGTPDEFAAFVNACHQAGIGVILDWVPAHFPTDTHGLAQFDGTALYEYGNPLEGFHQDWDTLIYNLGRTEVHGYMLASALHWLKHFHVDGLRVDAVASMLYRDYSRKAGEWVPNRHGGRENLEAIDFLRHLNDVVALEAPGALVIAEESTAWPGVSQSTQQGGLGFAYKWNMGWMHDSLHYIQQDPVYRAHHHNELSFGLVYAWSERFILPISHDEVVHGKHSLIDKMPGDRWQKFANLRAYLSFMWTHPGKKLLFMGCEFGQWREWNHDQQLDWYLLQYSEHKGVQKLVGDLNRLYREEPALHEQDDAPQGFQWLIGDDAINSVYAWLRWSKEGTPVLVVANFTPVPRQSYRVGVPFAGRWKELLNSDADTYAGSNYGNGGGAFTEDVPSHGQALSLELNLPPLAVLILKPEG is encoded by the coding sequence ATGAGTTTCTCGAACAAGGAACAGGGTCAAGTTAAAGAGCGTTTGCTGCCCGGGGCGAGGGACATCGATGCCCTGGTGCGCGCAGAACATCAGGACCCGTTTTCCATTCTCGGGCCCCACGGCGATGGTGCCGGCGGGCAGTTCATCCGGGCGTATCTGCCCGGCGCGTTAAGCGTTTCGGTACTGGATAAACACAGTGGCGAAGAGCGTGGTCCGCTGGAGGCTACCGAAACACCGGGGCTGTTCGTCGGCCATTTCGAGGACACGCGGCCCTACCTGTTGCGTACCCGTTGGGCGGGTGGCGAACAGGTTGCGGAAGATCCCTACAGCTTTGGTCAGTTGCTCGGTGAAATGGACCTGTACCTTTTTGCCGAAGGCAATCACCGCGACCTCAGCAGTTGTCTCGGCGCGCAGCTGAAAACCGTCGATGGCGTCGACGGTGTGCGCTTTGCCGTGTGGGCACCGAATGCCCGACGGGTATCGGTGGTCGGCGACTTCAACGTCTGGGACGGACGCCGGCACCCGATGCGCTTGCGGCATCCGTCCGGCGTGTGGGAGTTGTTCATTCCGCGCCTGCAAGCGGGGGAGCTGTACAAGTACGAAATCCTCGGGTCCCACGGCATCCTGCCGCTGAAGGCCGACCCGATGGCGCTGGCCACCAGTCTGCCGCCGGACACTGCGTCGAAAGTCGCCTCGCCGCTGCAGATCGACTGGCAGGATCAGGACTGGATGACCGGCCGCCGCGAGCGCCAGCAACACAATGCGCCGCTGTCGATCTACGAACTGCATGCCGGATCCTGGCAATGTGAACTCGACGATCTCGGCGAAGTGGCGCGTCAGTACACCTGGCCGGAGCTGGCCGCGCGGCTGATTCCCTACGTGAAGGAGCTGGGCTTCACCCACATCGAACTGATGCCGATCATGGAGCACCCGTTCGGCGGTTCCTGGGGTTATCAGCTGCTGTCGCAATTCGCGCCGAGTGCGCGTTACGGCACGCCGGATGAATTCGCTGCGTTCGTCAACGCCTGCCATCAGGCCGGTATCGGGGTGATTCTCGACTGGGTGCCGGCGCATTTTCCGACCGATACCCATGGCCTGGCGCAATTCGACGGCACTGCACTGTACGAATATGGCAATCCGCTGGAAGGTTTCCATCAGGACTGGGACACGCTGATCTACAACCTGGGCCGCACCGAAGTGCACGGCTACATGCTGGCGTCGGCGTTGCACTGGCTGAAGCATTTCCACGTCGACGGGCTGCGGGTCGATGCGGTGGCGTCGATGCTGTATCGCGACTATTCGCGCAAGGCCGGGGAGTGGGTGCCCAATCGGCATGGCGGTCGCGAGAATCTGGAAGCCATCGATTTCCTTCGCCACTTGAACGACGTAGTAGCGCTGGAAGCTCCGGGCGCGCTGGTGATCGCCGAGGAGTCCACGGCGTGGCCGGGTGTCAGCCAGAGCACCCAGCAGGGCGGGCTCGGTTTCGCCTACAAATGGAACATGGGCTGGATGCACGATTCGCTGCACTACATTCAGCAGGACCCGGTGTACCGCGCCCATCATCACAACGAGTTGAGTTTTGGTCTGGTGTACGCCTGGTCCGAGCGTTTCATCCTGCCGATTTCCCACGACGAAGTGGTGCACGGCAAGCACTCGCTAATCGACAAGATGCCCGGCGACCGCTGGCAGAAATTCGCCAACCTGCGCGCCTATCTGAGCTTCATGTGGACCCATCCGGGCAAGAAGCTGCTGTTCATGGGCTGCGAGTTCGGCCAGTGGCGCGAGTGGAATCACGATCAGCAACTTGACTGGTATCTGCTCCAGTACTCCGAGCACAAAGGCGTGCAGAAACTGGTTGGCGATCTGAACCGGTTGTACCGCGAAGAGCCGGCCCTGCACGAGCAGGACGATGCGCCGCAAGGGTTTCAGTGGCTGATCGGTGACGATGCGATCAACAGTGTCTACGCCTGGCTGCGCTGGAGCAAGGAGGGGACGCCGGTGCTGGTGGTGGCCAACTTCACGCCAGTGCCGCGTCAGTCGTACCGGGTGGGCGTGCCGTTTGCCGGGCGCTGGAAGGAGCTGCTCAACAGTGACGCCGATACGTATGCCGGCTCCAACTATGGCAACGGTGGTGGGGCGTTCACCGAAGATGTACCGAGCCATGGTCAGGCGTTGTCGCTGGAGCTGAACCTGCCGCCGCTGGCGGTGTTGATTCTCAAGCCCGAGGGTTGA
- a CDS encoding PIG-L deacetylase family protein, whose amino-acid sequence MKRNPIVGEGTSLHEWQGSRHLAALDSIDILDLVPPGSRAVVIAPHPDDEILGCGGLLQLLAAAGRTLQLISVTDGSASHPGSDRWPVERLSVVRPQESAEALRRLGLPMHQLQWLRGGFPDTQVAARESMLCEYLTHYLQPDDVIFTTWREDGHSDHEAVGRASIKAAQHVGAICHELPVWTWHWATPEDAIVPWERARKILLSPAQVARKRHAVHAFASQLEGDPEAGLPPVLAPYVIDRLLQPFEVVFL is encoded by the coding sequence ATGAAACGCAACCCGATCGTCGGCGAGGGAACCTCCCTGCATGAATGGCAGGGCTCACGTCATCTGGCGGCGTTGGACAGTATCGATATTCTCGACCTGGTGCCGCCGGGATCGAGGGCCGTTGTGATTGCTCCACACCCGGACGACGAGATCCTGGGATGCGGCGGACTTCTGCAGTTGCTCGCTGCGGCGGGGCGAACACTTCAACTGATTTCGGTCACGGATGGCAGCGCCAGTCATCCCGGCTCGGATCGCTGGCCGGTGGAGCGCCTGAGCGTGGTGCGCCCGCAGGAATCCGCAGAAGCCCTGCGCCGCCTCGGCCTGCCCATGCACCAGTTGCAATGGTTGCGTGGTGGCTTCCCCGACACGCAAGTCGCCGCGCGCGAGTCGATGCTGTGCGAATACCTGACTCACTACCTGCAACCCGACGACGTGATCTTCACCACCTGGCGCGAGGACGGCCACAGCGACCACGAAGCCGTCGGCCGCGCCAGCATCAAAGCGGCGCAACACGTGGGCGCGATTTGCCACGAGCTGCCGGTCTGGACCTGGCACTGGGCAACACCGGAAGACGCCATCGTGCCGTGGGAACGGGCGCGCAAAATCCTGCTCAGTCCGGCACAGGTCGCGCGCAAGCGTCACGCGGTGCACGCGTTTGCCAGCCAGCTGGAAGGCGATCCCGAAGCCGGCCTGCCACCAGTGCTCGCGCCCTATGTCATCGATCGACTGCTGCAACCGTTCGAGGTGGTCTTCCTGTGA
- a CDS encoding PIG-L deacetylase family protein: MKPLSLSDSGLPAQIWNSAAQLDNIPVINTHSLVPPGARAVVIAPHPGDEVVTCGGLLQLLSSLGHPLQLLSITDGSASHPGSRQWSEKRLSVFRPQESVEALRRLGLPMHSLKWVRGGFTDNALFEQETQLTEFISRYLRPGDVVFSTWCEDGTADHEVVGRASAKAARLAGASYHDVPVWAWHWPERDQAQIPWHRARKLRLDTWTVARKSHATHAYASQLNGEPAIGIAPLLPKAILERMRLPYEIVFVD, encoded by the coding sequence ATGAAACCGTTATCTCTCAGCGACAGCGGCCTGCCGGCGCAAATCTGGAACAGCGCCGCGCAACTCGACAACATCCCTGTCATCAACACCCATAGCCTCGTACCACCCGGCGCTCGCGCGGTGGTCATTGCGCCACATCCTGGTGACGAAGTGGTGACCTGCGGCGGCCTGCTGCAACTGTTGTCCTCTCTGGGCCATCCGCTGCAATTGCTCTCGATCACTGACGGCAGCGCCAGCCATCCCGGCTCGCGCCAGTGGTCGGAAAAGCGCCTGAGCGTGTTCCGCCCCCAGGAAAGCGTCGAAGCCCTGCGTCGCCTGGGGCTGCCGATGCACAGCCTGAAATGGGTGCGCGGCGGTTTCACCGACAATGCCCTGTTTGAACAGGAAACCCAACTGACCGAATTCATCTCGCGTTACCTGCGACCCGGCGACGTGGTGTTCAGTACCTGGTGCGAGGACGGTACCGCCGATCATGAAGTGGTCGGTCGGGCCAGCGCAAAAGCCGCACGACTGGCCGGTGCCAGCTACCACGATGTGCCGGTCTGGGCCTGGCACTGGCCAGAACGCGATCAGGCACAGATCCCCTGGCACCGCGCGCGCAAGCTGCGCCTCGATACCTGGACCGTCGCGCGCAAGAGCCACGCCACCCACGCCTATGCCAGCCAGTTGAACGGCGAACCGGCCATCGGTATTGCACCGTTGTTGCCCAAGGCTATTCTGGAGCGCATGCGCCTGCCTTATGAAATTGTCTTCGTGGATTGA
- the glgX gene encoding glycogen debranching protein GlgX: MTRPKKAEPAAHVEPSRIREGLPFPLGATWDGLGVNFALFSANATRVELCIFDDAGEVELERIELPEYTDEIFHGYLPDAHPGLIYGYRVYGPYDPANGHRFNHNKLLIDPYAKQLVGQLKWSEALFGYTIGHPDADLSFDERDSAPFVPKCKVIDPAHTWGNDHRVSVPWDKTIIYETHVRGISMRHPAVPDNVRGTFAGLMVDDVLEHIRKLGVSTVELLPIHAFVNDQHLLHKGMTNYWGYNSIAFFAPDPRYLASGKIAEFKEMVAHLHDANLEVILDVVYNHTAEGNEQGPTLSMRGIDNASYYRLMPDDKRFYINDSGTGNTLDLSHPCVLQMVTDSLRYWASEMHVDGFRFDLATILGRYHDGFDERHSFLVACRQDPVLRQVKLIAEPWDCGPGGYQVGNFPPGWVEWNDKFRDTVRAFWKGDDGQLADFASRMTASGEMFNQRGRRPYSSVNFVTAHDGFTLNDLVSYNDKHNEANDENNQDGSNNNLSWNHGVEGPTDDPEINTLRHRQMRNFFATLLLAQGTPMIVAGDEFARTQDGNNNAYCQDSEIGWVNWDLSEDGKALLKFVKRLIKLRLAYPILRRGRFLVGEYNEDIGVKDVTWLAPDATEMTTEHWHDAHNRCLGMLLDGRAQETGIRRKGADATLLLVVNAHHDIVNFTLPEVPEGSFWTCMVDTNQPSIRGQERFDFGHQYSVTGRSLLLFELQRDEED, encoded by the coding sequence ATGACCCGTCCAAAGAAAGCCGAGCCCGCCGCACACGTCGAGCCTTCGCGAATCCGTGAAGGTCTGCCCTTCCCGCTCGGCGCGACCTGGGATGGCCTGGGGGTGAACTTTGCGCTGTTTTCCGCCAACGCTACCCGTGTCGAACTATGTATTTTCGACGATGCCGGCGAAGTCGAACTCGAACGCATCGAATTGCCGGAATATACCGACGAAATCTTCCACGGCTATCTGCCCGACGCGCACCCGGGCCTGATTTACGGCTACCGGGTCTACGGCCCCTACGATCCGGCCAACGGGCACCGCTTCAACCACAACAAATTGCTGATCGACCCCTACGCCAAGCAACTGGTCGGCCAATTGAAGTGGTCTGAAGCACTGTTCGGCTACACCATCGGCCACCCGGATGCCGACCTCAGTTTCGACGAGCGCGACAGTGCGCCCTTCGTGCCCAAATGCAAAGTCATCGACCCGGCGCACACCTGGGGCAACGACCACCGCGTCAGCGTGCCGTGGGACAAGACCATCATTTACGAAACCCATGTGCGCGGCATCAGCATGCGCCACCCCGCCGTGCCGGATAACGTGCGCGGTACGTTTGCCGGGCTGATGGTCGACGATGTGCTGGAGCACATCCGCAAACTCGGTGTGTCGACCGTGGAGTTGCTACCGATCCACGCCTTCGTCAACGACCAGCACCTGCTGCACAAAGGCATGACCAATTACTGGGGCTACAACAGCATCGCGTTCTTCGCCCCGGACCCGCGTTACCTGGCCAGCGGCAAGATTGCCGAATTCAAGGAAATGGTCGCACACCTGCACGACGCCAATCTCGAAGTGATTCTCGACGTGGTCTACAACCACACCGCCGAGGGCAACGAGCAAGGCCCGACCCTGTCGATGCGCGGGATCGACAACGCCTCCTACTACCGCTTGATGCCGGATGACAAGCGTTTCTACATCAACGATTCCGGCACCGGCAACACTCTCGACCTGAGCCACCCGTGCGTGCTGCAGATGGTCACCGATTCGTTGCGCTACTGGGCCAGCGAAATGCACGTCGATGGTTTCCGCTTCGATCTGGCGACCATCCTCGGGCGCTATCACGACGGTTTCGACGAACGCCACAGCTTCCTCGTTGCCTGCCGTCAGGACCCGGTGCTGCGTCAGGTAAAACTGATCGCCGAACCCTGGGACTGCGGCCCCGGCGGCTATCAGGTCGGCAACTTCCCGCCGGGCTGGGTCGAATGGAACGACAAGTTCCGCGACACCGTGCGCGCGTTCTGGAAAGGCGATGACGGCCAGCTCGCCGACTTCGCCAGCCGCATGACCGCTTCCGGCGAGATGTTCAACCAGCGTGGCCGTCGTCCTTATTCGTCGGTGAATTTCGTCACCGCTCACGACGGTTTTACCCTCAACGATCTGGTGTCCTACAACGACAAGCACAACGAGGCCAACGACGAAAACAATCAGGACGGCAGCAACAACAACCTGTCGTGGAACCACGGCGTCGAAGGCCCCACCGACGACCCGGAAATCAATACGCTGCGTCACCGGCAGATGCGCAATTTCTTCGCCACCCTGTTGCTGGCCCAAGGCACGCCGATGATCGTTGCCGGCGACGAATTCGCCCGCACTCAGGACGGCAACAACAACGCCTATTGCCAGGACAGCGAGATCGGCTGGGTCAACTGGGACCTGAGCGAGGACGGCAAGGCGCTGCTGAAATTCGTCAAACGCCTGATAAAGCTACGCCTGGCGTACCCGATCCTGCGCCGCGGACGCTTTCTGGTCGGCGAATACAACGAAGACATCGGGGTCAAGGACGTAACCTGGCTGGCACCGGACGCCACGGAAATGACCACCGAACACTGGCACGATGCGCACAATCGCTGCCTGGGCATGTTGCTCGATGGTCGTGCCCAGGAAACCGGCATCCGCCGCAAGGGCGCCGACGCGACGTTGCTGCTGGTAGTCAACGCCCACCACGACATCGTCAACTTCACCTTGCCGGAAGTGCCTGAAGGCAGTTTCTGGACCTGCATGGTCGACACCAATCAACCGTCGATCCGAGGTCAGGAACGCTTCGATTTCGGCCATCAATACTCGGTCACCGGGCGCTCGCTGCTGCTGTTCGAGCTGCAACGCGACGAGGAGGACTGA
- a CDS encoding autotransporter outer membrane beta-barrel domain-containing protein: MKTSLTPHEIKITFCTVSSSILLCSSMEAQAGPVADETTPWYRQDVPILTLPATVITPDPQHLSPRPDLRGNYLITEDLAPSVWDQLYGQASRQAQTDILNPGSATPGGGEFKGPPVLTLQGSSGQTQRIGLIGGLNQIQGNGSRLIVNRALADPTTDTLNLQGQSLGAYYSLIGSEGWHVDLSASGGRVSGFSRNEQGARLATEGSAMTFSVEGGFPIGLSENWVVEPQAQLINQRITLDTPYAGSGNASSTDISSWSGRVGARLKGSYDLSGLPVEPYVRTNLWHTVYTGNAVTLDQVDKISSSRKSSTVELGLGLVAKVTPSVSLYVSADYSSDVDDNDLNGLIGSLGVRMRW, translated from the coding sequence ATGAAAACCTCACTCACCCCACACGAGATCAAAATCACCTTTTGCACTGTTTCAAGCTCTATCCTGCTGTGCTCATCCATGGAGGCGCAGGCGGGTCCTGTGGCGGATGAGACTACGCCCTGGTATCGCCAGGACGTGCCGATCCTGACCCTGCCCGCGACCGTCATCACTCCCGATCCGCAACACTTGAGCCCGCGCCCCGACCTGCGCGGCAACTACCTGATCACCGAAGACCTTGCCCCCTCGGTCTGGGATCAACTCTACGGACAGGCCTCTCGCCAGGCACAGACCGACATCCTCAACCCCGGGTCCGCGACGCCAGGTGGTGGAGAGTTCAAAGGGCCGCCGGTACTGACCCTGCAAGGCAGCAGCGGCCAGACCCAACGGATCGGCCTGATCGGCGGCCTGAATCAGATCCAGGGCAACGGCAGCCGCCTGATCGTCAACCGCGCCCTCGCCGATCCGACCACCGACACCCTCAACCTGCAAGGCCAGAGCCTCGGCGCCTATTACAGCCTGATCGGGTCCGAAGGCTGGCACGTCGACCTGTCGGCCAGCGGTGGCCGGGTCAGCGGCTTCAGCCGCAATGAACAGGGTGCGCGACTGGCTACTGAGGGCAGCGCGATGACGTTCTCGGTGGAGGGCGGCTTCCCGATCGGCCTGAGCGAAAACTGGGTAGTCGAGCCACAGGCGCAGTTGATCAATCAGCGAATCACCCTCGACACGCCTTACGCGGGCTCGGGCAACGCTTCATCGACTGATATTTCGTCCTGGAGCGGCCGGGTCGGCGCCCGCCTCAAAGGCAGTTACGATTTAAGCGGCCTGCCCGTGGAACCTTACGTGCGCACCAACCTCTGGCACACGGTTTACACCGGTAACGCGGTGACCCTCGATCAGGTGGACAAAATCAGCAGCAGCCGCAAGTCCTCGACGGTGGAACTCGGTCTGGGTCTGGTGGCGAAGGTCACGCCGTCAGTAAGTCTGTACGTCAGCGCCGACTACAGCAGTGATGTGGATGACAACGATCTGAACGGGTTGATCGGCAGTCTGGGGGTGCGGATGCGCTGGTAA